The following proteins are encoded in a genomic region of Arcobacter cloacae:
- a CDS encoding bifunctional adenosylcobinamide kinase/adenosylcobinamide-phosphate guanylyltransferase, giving the protein MKIFYFGGQKSGKTKAGIKKALELSINEKPYYVATYDNSFGDDSMQNRIDKHILERKEDFITIEEPKDLTKVVEKNRTYLIDCVSMWLFNNLQNSEETLKTQLQEICKIDANIIFILNDVSCGIIPFDIESRRFVDFSGLIGQELAKLCDEVYEVKYGLERRLK; this is encoded by the coding sequence ATGAAAATATTTTATTTTGGTGGGCAAAAATCAGGAAAAACAAAAGCTGGAATTAAAAAGGCTTTAGAATTATCAATAAATGAAAAACCATATTATGTGGCAACTTACGATAACTCTTTTGGTGATGATTCTATGCAAAATAGAATAGATAAACATATTCTTGAGAGAAAAGAAGATTTTATCACTATTGAAGAGCCAAAAGATTTGACTAAAGTAGTTGAAAAAAACAGAACTTATTTGATAGATTGCGTTTCAATGTGGCTTTTTAATAATCTACAAAACAGTGAAGAAACTCTGAAAACTCAGCTTCAAGAAATCTGTAAAATTGATGCAAATATCATCTTTATTTTAAATGATGTTTCTTGTGGAATAATTCCTTTCGATATTGAATCACGAAGATTTGTTGATTTTTCAGGTCTTATAGGACAAGAGTTAGCAAAACTTTGTGATGAAGTTTATGAGGTGAAATATGGACTTGAAAGAAGATTAAAATGA
- a CDS encoding MarC family protein, translated as MDLFISTFLKMFFIMAPFFALTVFLTVTQEATAKEKKALAIKVTISVIITSMILLFFGKHIFTIFGITLDAFRIGAGALLFLTAIELVKGNKDSAKVGDKDVLQLAVVPLSIPVIVGPGTIGILLVMGATFEDTSSMLTGSLALISAVLVIGFMLYSSSIFERMMGKQGLLVISKITGLILAALSAQIVFTGIKNFLEL; from the coding sequence ATGGATTTATTTATTTCAACATTTTTAAAAATGTTTTTTATCATGGCACCTTTTTTTGCTTTGACAGTATTTTTAACGGTAACTCAAGAAGCAACGGCTAAAGAGAAAAAAGCTTTAGCTATAAAGGTTACCATTTCGGTAATCATTACAAGTATGATATTGTTATTTTTTGGAAAACATATATTTACAATCTTTGGAATTACCCTTGATGCTTTTAGAATTGGAGCAGGGGCTTTACTATTTTTAACAGCAATTGAGTTGGTAAAAGGAAATAAAGATAGTGCTAAAGTTGGAGATAAAGATGTTCTTCAATTAGCTGTTGTTCCTTTATCAATTCCCGTTATTGTAGGACCTGGAACAATAGGTATTTTACTTGTAATGGGTGCCACTTTTGAAGATACTTCTTCTATGTTAACTGGAAGTTTAGCATTGATAAGTGCTGTTTTAGTAATAGGTTTTATGCTTTATAGTTCAAGCATATTTGAAAGAATGATGGGGAAACAAGGACTTTTGGTTATTTCAAAAATCACAGGTTTGATTTTGGCCGCACTTTCAGCTCAGATTGTATTTACTGGTATTAAGAACTTTTTGGAACTTTGA
- a CDS encoding GDSL-type esterase/lipase family protein, protein MRTKILSGLLFAVLLSGCNFAEKQEVVEWKIQNDPYYKHKKSQFEVLSMNEKYTTMMLGDSITDEGQWDELLNNDKVQNRGISGDTTSGVLDRLNSISSNIQQVFIMIGVNDIMRGKEVDEVYNNYLKIIKTFKDKNIKVNIQATLYIGEKRKADFNPKIEELNKRLEKYASENQITFINLNPILAPQKVLKKEFTFDDLHLNGTAYKIWANEIKKYF, encoded by the coding sequence ATGAGAACAAAAATATTATCAGGGCTTTTATTTGCAGTTTTATTAAGTGGATGTAATTTCGCAGAAAAACAAGAAGTAGTTGAATGGAAAATACAAAATGACCCATATTATAAACATAAAAAAAGTCAATTTGAGGTTTTATCAATGAATGAAAAATATACAACTATGATGTTAGGTGATTCTATAACAGATGAGGGTCAATGGGATGAACTTTTAAACAATGATAAGGTTCAAAACAGAGGAATTAGTGGTGATACAACAAGTGGTGTTTTAGATAGACTAAATTCTATCTCTTCAAATATTCAACAAGTTTTCATAATGATAGGTGTAAATGATATTATGAGAGGAAAAGAAGTTGATGAGGTTTATAATAACTATTTAAAGATAATCAAAACTTTCAAAGATAAAAATATAAAAGTTAATATTCAAGCAACTTTATATATTGGAGAAAAAAGAAAAGCAGATTTCAATCCAAAAATTGAAGAGCTAAATAAAAGATTAGAAAAATATGCAAGTGAAAATCAAATCACATTTATAAACCTAAATCCTATTTTAGCACCACAAAAAGTGCTGAAAAAAGAGTTTACTTTTGATGATTTACACTTAAATGGGACTGCTTATAAAATTTGGGCAAATGAGATTAAAAAGTATTTTTAG
- the cobT gene encoding nicotinate mononucleotide-dependent phosphoribosyltransferase CobT → MNFETILGSVDFLEFLRGKRATFLLSTSVTKTCEIPNISQAGIPGLLSLTPTLDAEFLCTKEVRSLQDIAKTPKGVPTPALITRAIHELNPFSNIEILDLGMQVIPKINYFKVHNFDIKISENITNGANINAFEIFQKGLEFGQNYQTNDDYVIIAESIPAGTTTANATVKALGYECEGYFSSSFKNSPNDIKNETINKALENLDKNDDIFQILSKVSDNMIIFSAGFILGSRANDIKIILAGGTQMASVLLVINSILRSMEGEIDSSNIALCTTKWINKDKNSNIKALLEQLDFSINAYASDFDFAESLHPALKLYDEGEAKEGVGCGGALCYGTINGLSKEEITKKIESFLGV, encoded by the coding sequence ATGAATTTTGAAACAATTTTAGGAAGTGTTGATTTTTTAGAATTCCTAAGAGGTAAGAGAGCTACATTTTTATTAAGTACTAGTGTTACCAAAACTTGTGAAATTCCAAATATTTCACAAGCTGGAATTCCTGGACTTTTATCTTTAACTCCTACTTTAGATGCTGAGTTTTTATGTACAAAAGAGGTTCGCTCTTTACAAGATATTGCAAAAACTCCAAAAGGTGTTCCTACTCCTGCACTAATTACTAGAGCAATTCATGAATTAAATCCTTTTTCAAATATAGAGATTTTAGATTTAGGAATGCAAGTAATTCCAAAAATTAACTATTTTAAAGTTCATAATTTTGATATAAAAATAAGTGAAAATATAACAAATGGAGCAAATATCAATGCTTTTGAAATTTTTCAAAAAGGTTTAGAGTTTGGGCAAAATTATCAAACAAATGATGATTATGTGATAATAGCTGAATCAATACCAGCAGGAACTACAACCGCAAATGCAACAGTAAAAGCTCTGGGATATGAGTGTGAAGGATATTTTTCAAGTTCATTTAAAAACTCTCCAAATGATATAAAAAATGAGACAATAAACAAAGCTTTAGAAAATTTAGATAAAAATGATGATATTTTTCAAATATTATCAAAAGTAAGTGATAATATGATTATTTTTTCTGCAGGTTTTATATTAGGAAGTAGAGCAAATGATATAAAAATTATACTAGCGGGTGGAACTCAAATGGCTAGCGTTTTACTTGTAATAAATTCAATATTAAGAAGTATGGAAGGAGAGATTGACTCTTCAAACATAGCATTGTGTACAACAAAATGGATAAATAAAGATAAAAATTCAAATATCAAAGCACTTTTAGAACAGTTGGATTTTTCTATTAATGCCTATGCTAGTGATTTTGATTTTGCTGAATCTTTACATCCTGCTTTAAAACTTTATGATGAGGGTGAAGCAAAAGAGGGTGTTGGTTGTGGCGGTGCCTTATGTTATGGAACAATTAATGGTTTATCAAAAGAAGAAATAACAAAAAAAATTGAGAGTTTTTTAGGAGTATAA
- a CDS encoding sulfite exporter TauE/SafE family protein, whose amino-acid sequence MELSVEFIIIFSLILFVSSLVHGTVGFGFPMIATPLLAMVTDMKTAIICIAIPTLLINLISIFSEGNFLQAVKRFYPLAIIGMVGSAIGTQILIYSSSELFKLLLAFSILLYLFIQKFKIEMKWIRQKKKLSMVVFGLLAGIIGGLTNVMASILIIYSLESKHTKKEIIQSTNLCFLFGKITQIILFSFHGSFTQEILISSFSGLIVVIIAMFIGLKIKDKIPKEAYIKVVKVILFLIASILIFQTVI is encoded by the coding sequence ATGGAACTCTCAGTAGAATTTATAATCATTTTTTCACTAATCTTATTTGTTTCTTCTTTAGTTCATGGAACTGTTGGTTTTGGTTTTCCAATGATTGCAACTCCACTTCTTGCAATGGTTACGGATATGAAAACAGCTATTATTTGTATTGCAATTCCTACTCTTTTGATTAATCTTATTTCTATTTTTAGTGAAGGAAATTTTTTACAAGCTGTTAAAAGATTCTATCCTTTGGCTATTATTGGTATGGTTGGAAGTGCGATTGGTACACAAATACTTATTTATTCTAGTTCTGAACTTTTTAAATTATTATTAGCTTTTTCAATTCTTTTGTATCTATTTATTCAAAAGTTTAAAATTGAAATGAAATGGATAAGACAAAAGAAGAAATTATCAATGGTAGTTTTTGGTTTACTTGCTGGAATAATTGGTGGTTTGACAAATGTTATGGCATCAATTTTGATAATTTACTCACTTGAGTCAAAACACACAAAAAAAGAGATAATCCAATCTACAAATTTATGTTTTTTATTTGGAAAAATTACTCAAATAATACTTTTTTCATTTCATGGTTCATTTACACAAGAGATATTAATAAGTTCGTTTAGTGGCTTAATTGTTGTGATAATTGCTATGTTTATTGGACTTAAAATAAAAGATAAAATTCCTAAAGAGGCTTATATAAAAGTTGTAAAAGTAATTTTATTTTTAATTGCTAGTATTTTAATATTTCAAACAGTAATTTAA
- the dsbD gene encoding protein-disulfide reductase DsbD — MKKILLFLLVFVYSFSLELNPTVLEPHEAFKTTFTQNEKDLNIKLELGKDIYLYDDKIKIFILKPQKIEITQEVNIPAPVEYDEFIVQLNNLDLTIPFELLKSKVESNSYEIGIDFQGCSKAGLCYAPMGESFVLNFGNNNPSNEEVVNKTEKVAEQTKSLNETDMIANSLKDGNMLLVLATFFGFGLLLSLTPCVFPMIPILSSIIVGASKNEDMTATRGFFLSLIYVLSMSLAYTIAGVIAGIFGANLQVALQNPYVLVVFALIFVALAFSMFGYFEIRLPQSIQNRVNKTTDGKEKQGIVGIAIMGFLSALIVGPCVAPPLAGALVYIGQTGDALLGGLALFVMSLGMGIPLLLIGLGAGRFMPKPGGWMEGITRIFGIVMLGVAIWLLDRVLDATIIMYLWALLLLGSAIYLKIYKNIIAQLITAVLFILGVILFVGAISGATNPLKPLDKFTSSKAVQSTDEKLVFTKIKNIAELELAIKNSDKPVMLDFWASWCVACKELEEITFKDEEVIKKLQEFTLLKADVTANNEDDKALQKMFGVVGPPALIFWDKDKNEVKSSKIVGYKNPKDFLEIVNKNF; from the coding sequence ATGAAGAAAATATTACTATTTTTATTAGTTTTTGTTTATTCATTTTCTTTAGAGTTAAATCCAACTGTTTTAGAGCCACATGAGGCATTTAAAACAACGTTTACTCAAAATGAAAAAGATTTAAATATCAAGTTAGAGTTAGGAAAAGATATCTATTTGTATGATGATAAAATCAAGATATTTATTTTAAAACCTCAAAAGATTGAAATTACGCAAGAGGTAAATATTCCAGCTCCTGTGGAATATGATGAATTTATTGTTCAATTAAATAATTTAGATTTAACAATTCCTTTTGAGTTATTAAAATCAAAAGTAGAGTCAAATAGTTATGAAATAGGGATTGATTTTCAAGGATGTTCAAAAGCTGGACTTTGTTATGCGCCAATGGGTGAGAGTTTTGTTTTAAATTTTGGAAATAACAATCCAAGTAACGAAGAAGTAGTAAACAAAACTGAAAAAGTTGCAGAACAAACTAAATCTTTAAATGAAACAGATATGATAGCAAATAGTTTAAAAGATGGAAATATGCTTTTAGTTCTTGCTACATTTTTTGGATTTGGATTATTGTTATCTTTAACACCTTGTGTTTTCCCTATGATTCCGATTTTATCATCAATTATCGTTGGTGCTTCAAAAAATGAAGATATGACAGCAACAAGAGGTTTTTTCTTATCTTTGATTTATGTTTTATCAATGAGTTTAGCTTATACAATAGCAGGAGTAATAGCAGGTATTTTTGGTGCTAACTTGCAAGTTGCATTACAAAATCCTTATGTTTTAGTGGTTTTTGCTTTAATATTTGTAGCTTTAGCATTTTCAATGTTTGGTTATTTTGAGATTAGACTTCCTCAATCTATTCAAAACAGAGTAAATAAAACAACTGATGGGAAAGAGAAACAAGGAATAGTAGGAATTGCAATAATGGGATTCTTATCAGCACTTATTGTTGGTCCTTGCGTTGCTCCACCACTTGCAGGTGCTTTAGTATATATAGGTCAAACAGGTGATGCCCTTCTTGGTGGCTTAGCTTTATTTGTTATGAGTTTAGGAATGGGAATACCACTTTTACTTATTGGTTTAGGTGCAGGAAGATTTATGCCAAAACCAGGTGGTTGGATGGAAGGTATCACAAGAATATTTGGTATTGTGATGTTAGGTGTTGCTATTTGGCTTTTAGATAGAGTTTTAGATGCAACAATTATTATGTATTTATGGGCATTGTTACTTCTTGGAAGTGCAATTTATTTAAAAATATATAAAAATATAATAGCTCAACTAATTACAGCTGTTTTATTTATTTTAGGTGTTATTTTATTTGTAGGAGCTATTAGTGGTGCAACTAATCCACTTAAACCTTTGGATAAATTCACTTCATCAAAAGCTGTACAAAGTACAGATGAAAAACTTGTATTTACAAAAATAAAAAATATAGCTGAACTTGAGCTTGCTATTAAAAATTCAGATAAACCTGTGATGTTAGATTTTTGGGCATCTTGGTGTGTAGCTTGTAAAGAGTTAGAAGAGATTACTTTTAAAGATGAAGAAGTTATCAAAAAACTTCAAGAATTTACACTTTTAAAAGCTGATGTAACAGCTAATAATGAAGATGATAAAGCATTACAAAAAATGTTTGGTGTAGTTGGTCCACCTGCGCTTATTTTTTGGGATAAAGATAAAAATGAAGTTAAATCTTCAAAAATTGTTGGATATAAAAATCCAAAAGATTTCTTAGAAATAGTAAATAAAAACTTTTAA
- a CDS encoding thioredoxin family protein, producing MKKVVLVLLVSFVSLFGYEELTIENFESKIKGKNVIVDFYASWCPPCKVLANNLEDFDVIKPDNVEIFKVNIDEELTLAKKYGVSKLPTLLYFKDGKQIKEYVGILTKEELLLTSKENFK from the coding sequence ATGAAGAAAGTAGTCTTAGTACTTTTAGTTAGTTTTGTCTCTTTATTTGGTTATGAAGAATTAACTATAGAGAATTTTGAATCAAAAATAAAAGGTAAAAATGTTATCGTTGATTTTTATGCTTCTTGGTGTCCACCTTGTAAGGTTTTAGCGAATAACTTAGAGGATTTTGATGTTATAAAACCTGACAATGTAGAGATTTTCAAAGTTAATATTGATGAAGAGTTGACGTTAGCTAAAAAATATGGTGTTTCGAAATTACCAACACTTTTATATTTTAAAGATGGTAAACAAATAAAAGAGTATGTTGGAATTTTAACAAAAGAAGAGTTACTTCTAACATCAAAAGAAAATTTTAAGTAA
- a CDS encoding rhodanese-like domain-containing protein, protein MNNLVDLQPKTVEKMIEDNIVMIDVRRPDEWKRTGVIKNAHLMTFFDEYGNHDVENWMQKFQELVPSKEQTFVLICAHANRTRTIGNFLIEQGYKNTAHLFGGMALWQQELRETEKY, encoded by the coding sequence ATGAATAATTTAGTTGATTTACAACCAAAAACTGTTGAAAAAATGATTGAAGATAATATTGTAATGATTGATGTAAGACGCCCTGATGAATGGAAAAGAACAGGCGTTATAAAAAATGCACATTTAATGACTTTTTTTGATGAATATGGGAATCATGATGTGGAAAATTGGATGCAAAAATTTCAAGAATTAGTTCCTTCAAAAGAACAAACATTTGTTCTTATTTGTGCCCATGCAAATAGAACAAGAACTATTGGAAATTTTTTAATAGAACAAGGTTATAAAAATACAGCCCATTTATTTGGTGGTATGGCATTATGGCAACAAGAATTAAGAGAAACAGAAAAATATTAA
- a CDS encoding ATP-dependent zinc protease family protein, protein MKIFFVFLITLNLYSKEILGAVDKLDLPLFNLYDIPTRIDTGANSSSLHCMNIQKIENDFVKCELSNKTYLVEKISKIKDIKNANGIQKRFFVKTQIIIFQKTYTTEISLSNRSNLSYEFLLGRDILEDNFIVDVSKKDLSYDKKQKN, encoded by the coding sequence ATGAAGATATTTTTTGTTTTTTTAATCACTTTAAATCTTTATTCAAAAGAGATTTTAGGAGCAGTTGACAAACTTGATTTACCTCTTTTTAATCTTTATGATATTCCAACTAGAATTGATACAGGAGCAAATAGTTCTTCTTTACATTGTATGAATATTCAAAAGATAGAGAATGATTTTGTAAAGTGTGAATTATCAAACAAAACTTATTTAGTGGAAAAAATATCAAAGATAAAAGATATAAAAAATGCAAATGGTATTCAAAAGAGATTTTTTGTAAAAACTCAAATTATAATTTTTCAAAAAACATATACTACTGAAATTTCATTAAGTAATAGAAGTAATCTTAGCTATGAATTTTTATTAGGAAGAGATATTTTAGAAGATAATTTTATAGTTGATGTGAGTAAAAAAGATTTATCATATGATAAGAAACAGAAAAATTAA
- a CDS encoding succinylglutamate desuccinylase/aspartoacylase family protein has protein sequence MPNNSKLIIADTEILKGTRVTINLELPKLYNTPTKLPIRVIRGKKDGPTVFISAAIHGDELNGIEIIRRLRKLNILNKLKGTLILVPIVNVYGIMNLSRYLPDRRDLNRSFPGSIKGSLASRVAKIFFDEIVSRCNLGIDLHTASIHKSNLPQVRTNIDNDYTFKLAKSFQAPVVLHSELRDGSLRSVAQDSGIPILLYEAGEALRFDEVSIRIGVKGIVNVLREMEMLPHLTNKKNIKTPIITRNSTWIRSNESGMLRTIKALGDIVKKDEIIAYIDEPLGDDSFEIRAIFDGVIIGKSEIPLVQEGDAIFHIAKLKDLQSAETKLEYFNENIIGQSEFYELNNEEIIE, from the coding sequence ATGCCCAATAATTCAAAACTAATAATAGCAGATACAGAGATTTTAAAAGGTACAAGAGTTACTATAAACTTAGAGTTGCCAAAGTTATATAACACTCCAACAAAACTTCCAATTAGAGTAATTAGGGGTAAAAAGGATGGACCAACTGTTTTTATAAGTGCTGCTATTCATGGTGATGAATTAAATGGGATTGAAATAATAAGAAGGCTTAGAAAATTAAATATCTTAAATAAATTAAAAGGAACTCTTATTTTAGTTCCTATTGTAAATGTTTATGGAATTATGAATCTTTCAAGATATTTACCTGATAGAAGAGATTTGAATAGAAGTTTTCCTGGAAGTATCAAAGGCTCTCTTGCAAGTAGAGTTGCAAAAATATTTTTTGATGAAATTGTTTCTCGTTGTAATTTAGGAATTGACTTACATACAGCTTCAATTCATAAATCAAATCTTCCACAAGTTAGAACAAATATAGATAATGATTATACTTTCAAACTTGCAAAATCTTTTCAAGCACCAGTTGTTTTACACTCAGAGTTACGTGATGGTTCTTTACGTTCAGTTGCTCAAGATTCAGGAATTCCTATTTTACTATATGAAGCAGGAGAGGCTTTACGATTTGATGAAGTCTCTATTCGAATCGGAGTAAAGGGTATTGTAAATGTTTTAAGAGAAATGGAAATGTTACCTCATTTAACAAATAAGAAAAATATTAAAACACCAATTATTACAAGAAATAGTACATGGATAAGATCAAATGAAAGTGGAATGTTACGAACTATAAAAGCTTTAGGTGATATTGTAAAGAAAGATGAGATTATAGCTTATATTGATGAACCTTTAGGTGATGATAGTTTCGAAATAAGAGCTATTTTTGATGGTGTTATAATTGGTAAATCTGAAATTCCATTGGTTCAAGAAGGTGATGCTATTTTTCATATTGCAAAACTAAAAGATTTACAAAGTGCTGAAACAAAACTTGAATATTTTAATGAAAATATAATTGGACAAAGTGAATTTTATGAATTAAATAATGAAGAAATTATAGAGTAG
- the rimK gene encoding 30S ribosomal protein S6--L-glutamate ligase produces MRVYVLSRNKDLYSTKRLVEEAEAKGWEVKVIDYLKCTIEIMKGELLINYQGKVLPTPDAIIPRIGASRTFYGAAMVRHFEMLDVFSTTGNLALTRSRDKLRSLQVLSKNDVDMPRTVFASNKSNAKDVIALSGGAPLVLKILEGTQGVGVVLVDSEKAAKSVLDAFYGMDVNLLVQEYIEEAGGADIRALVVNGEVVGAMKRQGAEGDFRSNLHQGGSAVAYKLNRKEKATAIAAARAMGLGVCGVDMIPSRRGPLVMEVNSSPGLEGIEKSTGINIAAKIMEFIEKSVKPTCAINPQKRKIKKDNIGA; encoded by the coding sequence ATGAGAGTTTACGTACTGTCAAGAAATAAAGATTTATATTCAACAAAAAGATTAGTTGAAGAAGCAGAAGCAAAAGGTTGGGAAGTTAAAGTAATAGATTATTTAAAATGTACTATTGAAATTATGAAAGGTGAATTACTTATAAATTATCAAGGAAAAGTATTACCAACACCTGATGCTATAATTCCAAGAATTGGTGCAAGTAGAACATTTTATGGTGCTGCAATGGTTCGTCATTTTGAAATGTTAGATGTGTTTAGTACAACTGGAAATCTAGCACTTACAAGAAGTAGGGATAAACTTAGAAGTTTACAAGTTTTATCAAAAAATGATGTAGATATGCCAAGAACTGTTTTTGCTTCAAATAAATCAAATGCAAAAGATGTGATAGCTTTAAGTGGTGGAGCTCCTTTAGTTCTAAAAATATTAGAGGGAACACAAGGTGTAGGAGTAGTTTTAGTAGATAGTGAAAAAGCTGCAAAATCAGTTTTAGATGCTTTTTATGGAATGGATGTAAACTTACTTGTTCAAGAGTATATAGAAGAGGCAGGTGGTGCTGATATTAGAGCTTTAGTTGTAAATGGTGAAGTTGTAGGAGCTATGAAAAGGCAAGGTGCTGAGGGCGATTTTAGGTCAAACTTACATCAAGGTGGAAGTGCAGTTGCTTATAAACTAAATAGAAAAGAAAAAGCAACAGCAATAGCAGCAGCTCGTGCTATGGGACTAGGAGTTTGTGGAGTTGATATGATTCCATCACGTAGGGGTCCACTTGTAATGGAAGTAAATTCAAGCCCAGGTTTAGAAGGAATTGAAAAATCTACAGGAATAAATATTGCTGCTAAAATTATGGAGTTTATTGAAAAAAGTGTAAAACCAACTTGTGCAATTAATCCACAAAAAAGAAAAATCAAAAAAGACAATATAGGAGCTTAA
- a CDS encoding ATP-dependent zinc protease family protein, with product MSQKKIIGRREVVDILDLELFGLDAKIDTGADSNSLHCDDIFIDDEKFVHFTLLDEVHPAYHGKKIKMPLYKLKKVKSSNGIVQQRASIQVTISFFGKKYKTDISLTDRSDMKYPMLIGRKFLANRFLVDVSKEYLTKTI from the coding sequence ATGTCACAAAAAAAAATAATAGGAAGAAGAGAAGTTGTTGATATTTTAGATTTAGAACTTTTTGGTTTAGACGCTAAAATTGATACAGGAGCTGATTCTAATTCACTACATTGCGATGATATATTTATTGATGATGAAAAATTTGTACATTTTACATTATTAGATGAAGTACATCCCGCTTATCATGGCAAAAAAATTAAAATGCCACTTTACAAATTAAAAAAAGTAAAAAGTTCAAATGGTATTGTTCAACAAAGAGCTTCAATTCAAGTTACAATATCTTTTTTTGGGAAAAAATACAAAACAGATATCTCTTTAACAGATAGATCTGATATGAAATATCCAATGTTAATTGGAAGAAAATTTTTAGCCAATCGATTTTTAGTTGATGTTTCAAAAGAATATCTTACAAAAACAATATAA